The genome window TGTTTATTTTGCGCCTGATTCAGATTGAATCCGGTTCCCGTGTCCCGGTATTCCAATTCCACGCAGCCGTCCGAGTTTTTCAGATCCAGAAAAATTTCTCCGCGTTCCTGATCGCCGAAGGCGTATTTTAAGGAATTGGTAAGAAGTTCGTTGAGAATCAGTCCGATCGGAATCGCACGGTCGATGGAGATATAGAAAGAATTTTCCAAGTTGTGGAAGCGGATTTTTCCGGCCTGCCCATACACGGAAAGAAGATTGGAGGAAAGAGAAAAACAATAACTCTTCAGATCCACCTTTGCGAGATTATCCGAACGGTAAAGTTCCTCGTGAACCAAGGCCATGGACTTGACTCGAAGTTCGCATTCGCGGAGCACCTTTTGCAGATACGGGTCCTCCTTAAATTCGGAATGAAGACTCAGAAGACTCGAAACGATCTGAAGATTGTTTTTGACTCGATGATGAATCTCCTGCAGCATCAGTTCCTTTTCCTTCAAGGATTCCTGCATGCGTTTCTGAGTGAGATTTCTTTCGGTCACGTCGTGTATGATCGAATACAAGTGAATTCTTCCGTTGATCGAAATCGGTCCGGAAAACACTTCCACGTCGCGAAGTTCCCCCGATTTTAAACGATGAATGAAATTGAAATACAATCGATTTTCGGAGCTGGCTTTGAGCATTTCCGTTTTCACTTCTTCCGGACCGAGAATATTCACGTCGCTGATTTTTAGATTGAGAAATTCCTCGCGGGAATATCCGTAAAATTCGAGAGCCGAATCGCTCACGTTCACGAGTCTTCCCGTCTCCACATCGATGATGAGTTTGATCGCCAGATTCTTATGAAAGATCTGAAAGAATTGTTCCTCCAATCTTTGTGTAACTTGGGGATCGGAATCTTCCGGCGAAGAATTTGCGTTTGGCGGATTCATATGAACAGAACCCATAGGATTGCCGAAATCTACAAAACTGTAAATGAAATTTACGGTGTTTGAAAGGAGGAATCCGGCTTTGTCAAAAAATTTCACCGCAAGATTCCCTTTTAGAATGAGGTTCTTATTTTCGGATTTTATTTGAATCGTTCAAAAAAAATGATTTGCTCTCCCGAAAGCCGGGTCCGAACTTGCAAGAAGTTGAAAAATTATAGCGATTGCTACAGGAAATTTTATGGAATTTTTAGCGGAAAACAAGGAATTGATCGGGATTCTCATGATGCCCGTTACCTACGGGTTTGTCGGCTGGTTTACGAACGTGGTCGCTTTGAAAATGACCTTTTACCCGTTGGAGTTTGTAGGCATTCCTCCGTATTTGGGTTGGCAGGGAATCGTTCCTAAAAAGTCCCAAAAACTCGCCTTAAAATCGGTCAATATCATGACCGAACGTTTGATCAAGGTCGAGGACTTCTTTTCCAAGGTCGATCCGGATCAGTTGGAAAAGGAATTTCAACCCGTTCTCGACGGGCTCGTTCCCGAAGCGACCCGCGAAATCGTTCATCATATCAATCCTTCCCTGCGTTCCCGATTGGAAGGGGACGAAGAAGCGAGAATCATCTCCGGTGTTCAGAAAAAGAGCGAACATACGGTTAAGAATATTATGATACAGGTAAAGGAGAACGTCTCGAGCGTTTTCAACTTCCGCTCCCTGGTTCTGCGCAAACTGACCGGACCGAACGTAAAACGAATCGTGGATATTTTTCAGGAAGTCGGCTCGAAAGAATTCAAATTCATCGAACAATGCGGCTGGTATTTAGGAGGTGCGATGGGAATTCTCCAGGCTCTCGCTTGGAATCTGTTCCCGTATTGGTGGACCTTGCCGATCCAGGGAGTCGTGGTCGGTTACATCACGAACTGGGTCGCTCTTACGATGATCTTTCGCCCCCTCTATGAAAAGAAGATGGGACCGATCCGGTATCAAGGACTCTTTTTAAAGCGACAAGAAGACGTTTCCAAAAAATATTCGAACGTGTTTGCGACGCAAGTGTTGACCGCGAGAAACGTCCTCGAAGAGATTCTTTACAAACGTGCGGCGCGTTCGCTCGTCGAAACCATCCAAACCGAAACGGAAGAAGCCGCAAAACGTCTTCATCTCAACGGAGGATTGGATTCCGAAACGAGCAACGAGAACTCCGAATTCGAAACCACAAAGAAGGAAGTCATCGCGAAGATTTCCGAAACTCTCGCGAATAGTTCGAACAAGCTCGAAACGTATATGGGAAGAGCGATGTCCATCGAGAACAATATGTTCAAACGAATGAAGGATCTTCCTCCGGAAGAATTCGAACCGATTCTCCGTTCCGCGTTTCAAGAAGACGAATACGTTCTTATCCTCATCGGATCGGTGTTAGGCGCAGTGGTCGGTTTGATCCAAGGGCTTTACATGCTCTACATTTCCTGATACGAATATGAAATCGATTCGATTGACGGAAGATTCTCCCGAACACTTTTTGAAAAAAGTTCAGAAGGCGCTCAGTGGAAAGGAACTCGGTAAGATCGTCAGTTTTCAACTCGAAGAGGAAAAACTTACGATCCGTTTTGCGGGTTTGGGAGAATCGCGGATCTGGTATTCCGTTCGAAAATCACAAACCGGTTACGAAGCGGTCAAACTCAAAGAGAAGATCGCGTTCACTCATATCGCGTTTCGTTCCGGAATCGAATCGGAGTTAAGAAGCTTGATGGAAAGATTCGGAGCGGAAATAACGGACGAATGAAGAATTCCGTATTCGCTTCCCATCAGCGATCGATTTCAAAAGCGTTACAAATCCCGATCGGAAACGGAGAACACTTGGCAGCCGAAATTTACGGCAAATTCCCTCTTCCCAAAAATTCTCCCGCACCGGTGATCTGCATTCACGGGTTGACCGGAAATCTCAAAAACTTCGCGCCTCTCGCACGCGATCTCGTCAAACAAGGGTTAACCGTAATCGCATACGATTTGAAAGGAAGAGGAAAATCCTCCAAACCTCGTTCGCAATATTCTCACGAATCGCATGCGGACGATCTAAAGTCGATGTTGGATTTTTTAAAAATCGAAAAAGCCAATCTTCTCGCGCATTCGCTCGGTTGTTGGATTTCTCTTGCCTTCGGAAAGAAGTTTCCGAATCGAACCGGAAAACTTTGTCTGATCGACGGAGGAGGACAACTTTCCTTAAAACGAAAACTTTCCAATCTTCTGATGATTCAGGAATCTCTAAAACGTCTCGGAAGAATCTTTCCGTCACGGGAAACGTATCTACAACTCGCAAAAAAATCTCCGATTTTGGGATCTTGGAACGAGGACGTGGAAACCTTTTTGAACTACGAATTGGAAGATGTGAACGGAAGCGGAAACGGACAATCCGGTTTTCAATGCAGCATACCGAAGTATGTGATCGATTCCGAACTTTCCAGTATGGGAGGCGCGATGAATCCCTGGGAAATTCCGATTCGTTTATTCAAGAATCCGATCGCAAGTTTTCGAACATTCAAAAAAGCGAAAGTGCTTCCCTACTCTCAAATCGTTTCTCCCGTGCTCGTGATTCGCGCGGGCAAACCGAATTTCAAAAAAGGAGACGAACTCCTTCCGGATACGGCGATCGCCGTCTTTCAAAAAGAATTCAAATGCTCCGTCTTTCTGACCCTTCCGGACAAAAATCATTACGAAGCCATCCTTACTCCCGATCTCAAACGGGACGAAACCATCGCCTGGTTTTTTTGCACTTTCAGAGGCTAAATTTCCCGATCGAAATCGAGAACGGAGCGTTATAAAAAGATTTGATTCTCTTCTTTGGAGCCGGGAAGCGAAATCCACGTCGAAGTTTTCCAGATCAAAGCCGACAAAAAAAGCAAAAGAAAACCCGCCCGGATCCGATCGTATTTTTTCGGAAAGATAAGATCGGAAGTTCCCGGTTTCGGAATCGATCCGCGCTCGTATTTCATCTTGGATTGACTCGCAATCTTTTCAATCCCGCCGACGTGCAGCACCGGAATCTTTCGTTCCAAAAAAAGTTTCAAAACGGAATCGGGAAGTTCCGAAACTTCTTCTTCATTCACCACGATTCCTTTCGGAATTTTCTTTTTGCCGAGACTGGTTCCGGAGGAAACGGTCCCTCCTCCGATATTCACATACAATACCGGGTTCGATTTTCCGTAGATTTTCATGCGTTTGTCGAGAGAATCCTGGAAGGAATCGGAGGACAAATACGAATATCCGTTTTTGCGGATCGAAAAAAGAATCGAGTCTCGCCCTTCTTTTCCGATTCCGATTCCCGAATCGGAAATTCCTCCCGTCGACATATAAATCGATTTTTGGAATATACTGTTTTTCTGATAGAGTTCGTTTTCCAGATCGGGCCAGAGAAATCCGATTCGATTTGAGCCGTACTGGGAGGAAGAGACGCTTGCAATCGAAACGACCTTCAGTCCCATCGTATCGGCCGCGATCCAAAACGAAATATTGAGAGCGGGAAAAGAGCCGGACATTCCTACCGCAATCGTATCTCCTTTTTTTAGATTCGAATTGCGAAATTGTTCCAGAAACCAGGCCGTAAAATCGGGATGCACCGAGGCTTGTTTTGCGGAAAGTTTGCCGGCGGAACTCGTAACGGGAGAAAGTTCCGGTCCGATCAAGGCGGAATCCGCCGGATCCAAGTTCGGATCGATCGCAAGATTTTGAGACAAAGCCTTTTCGCGAATTTTCTGAAACGCTTCGTATGTTCTCTGGCTTGCTTTATATTTGATCTCCGCATCGGCGACGGATACGGTAGTAGGAAAAAATTCGACCGTAAACAAACCGAGTACCGATCCGAATGCCAAAAGAAAAATTCCGATCGTAGACCGATCGACACGGGAATGAATCAACTCCTTTCGGTCTTTCATCCGCGAATCTCCTCTCCGAACGCGAGGATCAAAAACAAACGCACCAAAACGGAAGCCGTCAAAGTTGCACAAGCCGTTCGAAACACTCCTTGTTTTTCCGAAGAAAGGACGATCAGACCGGGAACAATATGGCCGATCGCCCCGGATTCAAATTCCATTGTATTCGAGAAATAGAATGTAGAAATGAAGTCCGAAAAAAGAGAAAACAAAATCGAAAGCAATAGGATAAAAACCGTTTTTCTCTGACCGAAACTCAGAAAGAACGATTCGGAAAGTCGATAGACGACCAGCGTCAAAATAGAACTTAAAAACAGAGGAATCAAAACCCAGGGACGATCCAAATACAACGCGATATAACCGGGAACCACCCATCCGCCCGGATGCAGTCCCGTTTTTTCCCAAAGCAAAAAACCGAATAAAATTCCGATTCCGATGGATACGGTTACGAGTTCCATTCTTTCCCCTGAAACGAATTGAGCTTATCCGCCGTCTCCTGCATCCAAATTCTTCCCTTGCCTTGATAGTTTCCCGCTCCGATCCAGAGATTTGCGTCCGACGCAACGTTCCGCGGTTCTAAAATCAAGGCTGCGTTTCCTCGATACCTGGATCGAAACAAGGAAAACCAAGGACCCCAAAAAAGAATCTCTTTGATTTCCGCTCGTTTGGAAAATAAATTTGCAAATTCGACGGTACGGAACGGTCTTTCCCGTTTCGAATTGAATACAACTACAACGGAACCGCCGGCCGACGTCGCAAGTTGCGCTTTTAAGATTTGTTCCCAAGAGATCGTATCGTTGGCCGCAAAAGCGAAGACAAAGGTTTTTATTTGTTCTTCGAGTTCGATCGTTTGAACGCGCAATGCTCCCGGATCCGGGGCACAACTTGCGATTCCTTTTACGATCGCCTCAGCGGTTACGCCTAACGTTTCACAAAGTCGGATCGCGATTTCGACATTCTCTCGATGTTCCGGATAACGCATTGTCAGCAATGCGGCGTCGATCTGAGCCGTAGTAAACGAGGAATCCGCATTCAAAACCGAGGTTCGATTTTGCTCCGCGCTCCTCCGTAAAATTTCGTTTTGTTCCAGATTCTTTCCAACGATAAGAACGCCGTCCTTGGGAATCGTATGTGCAAACGAACGCAAGGCGGTTTCCTCCGTATCGATCCATTCTCCGTGATCGTTTCGAACGTTCGCGATCACGGCATGTGTAGCGGAAATCAAAATGTCTTCGGATTCTTTTTGATACTTCGGTTGAACGGCCATACATTCCATCACAACCGCGTCCGCGCATTTCCGCGCGGCAAACCGCAAAAAGGATTTTTGTTCCGAAATGGAGATCTTATTTCGAAAGATCCGTCGTTCGCTACGATCCGGAAATAACAAACTCGCGGCCGAGCCGGTCGCCTTTGAATAAACGTTCCAACCCGCTTCGACAAGAATCGAATGCGCCAATCTCGTAATCGAGGATTTCCCCCTGGTTCCGTTGATATGAATTCGAATCGGAATTCGTTTTTGAATCGAAAGATGATTTCTTTTTTCGATCCAAAGGGCGGCGCAGAAACTCAAAAAGATAAGGCTGAAAATCGCGATCGCAAAGGGCATAATAAAGTCAACGTTCGGGCGAATCCAAGGATAATAAAATGGCAGTAATATCGTCTTGTATTTTTTGAGTTCCGAGATGATCCATGAGGTTCTGTAAAATCGAAGGAATCGTTTCCTCCATCGGCTCGGTGAATTTTTCCGCGAGAATTTTCTGAACGGCAAGTTCGCCGAATTGCTGTTTGTCGGAGTTGAATTCTTCGTAGATTCCGTCCGTGAGCAGAAACAAACGATCCCCGTGCTGATAACTCAGTTTAAAAACTCCGTATTGATTGCCAGGGTCCAAACCCAATAAGGAGCCGGTCCTGTCCAAACCCATAACCAAGTCTTTGGAAAGAAAAAATTGAGGAGGATGTCCTCCCGATGAATAGACGATCTTTCTGGAAACTGTGTCGATGTCCGCGAGGAAACAGGAAAAAAACATCCCGATATTTCCGAAGTTTCTACAATATTCCCGGTTGAATTCTCCGAGAATCGTTCCTGGATCGGCTTCTTTCTTTTTGATCGATTCCAGAATTCCTTTGAGAGTCATCGTCAAAAGCGCGGCTTGCACCCCGTGGCCCGTCGCGTCCGCAAGAAAGATACGCAACACACCGGGACGGATCTCGAAAAAATCGTAGAGATCCCCGCCGACTTCCATCATCGGAAGATACGCGGAATGGATCCGGATTCCCGGCATCGAAGGAATTTCGGGAAGAATTTCAGATTGAAGTCGTTTGGCAAGACTCAATTCTTCCTTCATGCCCTTGTAATAGTTGGCGAGAAGTCTGGATCTTTGTCTTACCTTCTCCTCCAACCGTTCGAGAAGCTCCTCTTTTTCCCGGTCCATCTTTTTGAGAGTCTGATTGGCCCGTTTCAACTCCATTAGAATTCTATGTTTTTCTGATATATCTCGGATGATGATGTGATATTGATAATCCTCGGGCGGTCCCGTCACGGAAACGGAGACTTCGGAGATCAGAATCGTTTTGTCCTTTCGGATCAAGCGGATGGGACCGAACGGTTTTTGTCTTTTTTTATCGGGCAATTTGGCGACGTTTTTTAGAATCCGATAAAATCGGTTTCGAATCCGGAGCGGAAATTGCTGTTCGATGGAATTCCCCAGAAGTTCGGATGCGAGAAAACCGGACATTTTTTCCGCGGCGGGATTGATGAGAAATACGCGAAAATCCTTATCGAGAGAAACGATCGCGTCGATTGCAGAATGAAATAAAATCGAATAGCGTTCCTCCGGGTCGTAACTTTTGTGTTCTGATCGCGTGGAACCGGTCATGGCTGGATTGGAGTTTAAAGAGAGTCTATTAGAATGTCGTGATTCTCCCCTAAAGTCAAGGATCTTTCAGAAAGATTCCGGTAGATCCACGTAAAAGCGGGTGGTTCCGTCCACGCATTCGAAAGAGAGATCTCCTCCCATTTCGCGGACGAGGTTGTAAGAAACGGTCAAACCGAGTCCGGTTCCTTTGCCGATTTCCTTTGTGGTATAAAACGGATCAAAGAGTTTGTGTCTGTTCTCTTCGGAGATTCCCGGTCCCGTATCCTCGATGACGGTTCGAACGAAACTCCGATCTCCCTTTTTGAACTTCTGCCAATAGACGGTGATGGTTTTTGCTTTTGCGGAATCGGCGTTGCTTTCGATCGCGTCCTTTGCATTGGTCAAAAGATTCAGGTAAACCTGTCTCAGTCTTCCGGCGGAACAAACAGCGTAGATGGGAATGTCGAGCGTAGGAGCGACGGTTTCGATTCCCGCTTTTCGGAAGCCGTTCTTTAACAGACCGAAGGTGGAACAGAAAACGGTGGTCAGATCGTGGACCTTCGCTTCTTCCTTTTCCAAACGAGTGAAGGTGAGCATGTCTTTGACGATTTCGGAAATTCGATTGCTTTCCTGCAGAATGATTCCCGCGTATTTGCGGAGCGGGTTTCCGGTTTCGATTCCGTTGAAAACCATTTCCGCGTAATTGATGACGCCCATCAAAGGATTGTTGATCTCGTGCGCGACCCCTGCGGAAAGAGTTCCGATCGCTTCCAACTTCTGTTTTTGAACCCAAGAATCGGCGGGTTTTTCCAAATCGTTTCCGAAACTCGATCCCACAGCGGCATCGTAACGTAGAAAGGGTCGCTCCTGAAACTGAGGAGATTCTAAGTATGCGAAAATCTGCAACTCTTCCGGATCGAACGCGAAGGAAACCATGAATTCTTTTTTGAATCCGTGTTTGGTGAGAATGAAAACGGAATACGCCGGAGATTCATCTAGAACGTTGGTGGAAGGCCACAAAGACGGGTCACAGAGATTCGGTTTAGCGGTTTTGAATTCACAGATTCGGTTCCAGTATTCGATTCCCTCGAGTTCCGATTTGGAATAGCCGAAGGTACGGGAAAATGCCGTGTTGACTTTTCGGATGAGAAGCGTCGGCTCTAAAATGCAGGCCGGTACCGGGGAATGTTCGAAGAAGTTGTAAGACATCCGGTTTTAAGCTATCACAGTGGGAAAAAGCCCCTCCAATCTATGATAGATTAGAACCGGAAAGCGTTTAGAATCTAACGTCAGAATCCGGTAAATTCTGTTTCAAAAGAATAGAATTCTCAGTACACTTTGAGTAATTCTACTTCAAAAATGAGAGTTGAATTCGGTGGAATCGCCGCCCCCGCTCCTCTCGAACCGTAACCGAGTTCGGGGGGAATGGTCAACTTGCGAATTCCGCCTTCCTTCATACCGCGAACCCCGCGATCCCATCCTTTGATGACTTCTCCCGCTCCGAGGTTGAACGTGAACGGAGTTCTTCTATCTCTGGAACTGTCGAACTTCTTTCCGTTTGTAAGAGTTCCCACATAATGAACGGTCACATTCGAACCGGAGAAGGCTTCCTTCCCTGTTCCGACACGAATGTCCTTGATGACGAGATCTTCCGCGAAGCTCGGAGTCGACAGGGCGAACAAAATCGCTCCAATCCATAAAGCACGTACTGATTTCATTTTCCTCTTCCTCCGGTCCTTCTAACGGTTGCGCCTCCGGAAAATCCGCCTTTCGACTGATTTCCATGAATCTTACCGGAAGAAGCTCCTCCGCCTTTGAGAGATTGTTTTTTCTCGAACTCTTTTTTTAATTCTTCAGAATCGACTACAGCGATCTGTTTGCCTTGGATTTCTTTTTTATTCAAAGCCGCGACCGCCTTCGCACCCGCAGCGTCTTCCATTTCAACGGATCCATAGGACAAGGAACGGCCCGTGGTTTTATCTTTTTTAATATGCGCTTCCTGGACGGTTCCAAATTCCGAAAAAATCTTTTTTAACTCGTCCTCGGTCAACTCCTGAGGCAGATTTCCTACTGATATCTTCATGATTTTTCCTTCTCGGGAATCAATTTGCAAAATCCAATTCTATTGAAAACCAAATTCCAAACCGCGAAAAACAAAACGAACGGGTTTGTGTTTCTCTCCCATTAAAGAAATTTCCAAAGAAAGGGGAATCCGGAATTCTGGGGCTTATGGCCGATTTTTTTCAATTGAATCCAGGTGAAATTCTTACCTTAGTCGAAAAAGCGGGATACGAACCCTCCGGTCATTGTATGGCATTGAACAGTTTGGAGAATCGTGTGTTCGACCTGCGGCTCGAAGACGGTTCTCATATCATCTCCAAATTCTACCGTCCCGGACGATGGACCGACGAGCAGATTTTGGAAGAACACGAATTCCTTCGGGATTTGCAGGAAGCCGAAATCCCCGTTTGTTGTCCTTTGCTCTTTGAGGACGGAAGCAGCCTGGCTTCGTTTCAAGACGAGATCTATTATTCGTTTTGGCCTCGGGTCGGAGGAAGATCGCCGGACGAACTCAGTCCGGAAAATCTCCGGATTTTGGGAAGGCTTCTCGCGAGAATCCATAACGTCGGTCAGGCGAAACACTTCGAACATAGAATCTCGCTGGATTCTTTGACCTACGGAACTTATCCTTTGGAAACGCTGCTTCGAGGAGAATGGATTCCTTCGAGCTGCAAAAAAGAATATGCAGAAACCGCGAATCGAATTTTCGACCTCTTCCGGGAAAGGATCGAGTCGGTTCCGTTGCATCGAATCCACGGAGATTGTCATAAGGGAAATCTTCTCTTCGGAAAAGACGGCTGGTTCTTTGTGGACTTTGACGATTGTTTGAAAGGCCCGGCGGTTCAGGATTTTTGGATGCTTCTTTCCCGAGGCAAAGACGGTTTGGAAGAAAGAGAATATCTTCTTTCCGGCTACAGAGAATTTCGGGACTTTGAAGAGCGTTGGTTTGATCTTATGGAAATTCTGCGCGCAATGCGTTTCGTACATTATTCAGCTTGGATTTCGAGCCGATTTACGACCGATCCTTCGTTTCCGGTCGCCTTTCCTCATTTTGCGGGAAACGAATACTGGGAAAAAGAAACTTTGGAACTCAAAGAACAATACAAACTCATTCTGGATTCCTTAGGGGGGAAATATTTCTTTTCCGTTACAGATTCTCTTCCGGAGGAAGAAGAACTGACCAACAAAGATTTTTTTTGGGATTTGGAAGATTAACCGGTTGATTTTGTAACGGAAAAGTAATAATCACGGATGGGTTTCCGGCAAAATTTCAGTTGTCCGATGCCCCCGATCCAAAAGACTCAAAAGAACTCGAAACAAGAGTCGAAGCGAAAAAAACTGTAGATTCTACAAAACAATAAACGGAAGCGTTTCATGGACTTTTTTTTAATCATCGTTGTTCTCATGGCGATCCTCGGAGTCGGAGATCTCTTAGTCGGAGTTTCGAACGACGCAGTAAACTTTACGAATTCCGCCGTGGGTTCTAAAGCATCCTCTAAAAGAATCATTCTGGTCGTAGCGGGAATCGGAATTATCCTCGGCGCACTTTCTTCCACAGGAATGATGGAAGTCGCGAGAAAAGGGATTTTCCATCCGAGCGGTTTCGCGCTCCAGGATTTGATGTTTTTATTCTTCGCTGTGATGCTGACGGACATCGTTCTTCTGGATCTTTACAACACTCTCGGACTTCCTACATCGACTACGGTATCCTTGGTTTTCGAACTTTTAGGAGCGGCCCTCGCGATCGCATTCTTAAAAACGGGAACCTTAAACGGAGCTTTTCAGATCATCAACTCGGAAAGCGCATTGAAGATCATCTTCGGAATCATAACGAGCGTGATCGTGGCGTTCTTTTCGGGAATGATATTGCAGTTCGTTTTCCGATTCATCTTCTCCTTCAATCTGAAGAATTCGATGAAATACTTCGGAGGATTGTTCGGCGGTCTTTCCATGACGACGGTGGCGTTTTTTACGCTTTTATCCGCGATGAAAGGCTCCAGCGTAATCCCGCCCGAAATCGTTAAATACATCAACGAAAACTTTACGAACATTCTTTTAGCGACGTTCGCGGGATTCGCGATCATTTTCCAATTCTTTGTATTATTAGAATGGAATATTCTAAAATTCTTGGTTTTAGTCGGAACCGGGTCTCTCGCGATGGCTTTTGCGAGCAACGACTTAGTGAACTTCATCGGGGTTCCTCTCGCGAGTTTCGCGACCTGGAACCTGATCCAAGCGGGGGGCGGGGACGCGAGCGCCCTTGCAACCGGACTGGCGGGAAACGTTCCTACTCCGAACTTTATTCTGTTAGGCGCGGCTTGTGTGATGCTTTTCCCGCTTTGGTTTTCCAAAAAAGCGTCAACGGTCACACAAACCGAAGTGACTCTCGGTTCCCAAGGAGAAACATTAGAAAGTTTTAATACGAGTTTGGTTGCGCGCGTTTTCGTTCAGATCGCTCTCGGAATCTACACTCCGATCAAGGCGATACTTCCCGCGGGTGTCCGCAACTTTATCGGAAAACGTTTCGAACAAAGAAACGGCTTTGCGGAAATCGTAAAAGTTCACGAAACCGAAGCGTTCGATATGCTCCGAGCTTCCGTGAACATTCAGATTTCCAGCGCGTTGATTTTGATCGGAACCCTCTACAAACTTCCTCTTTCCACAACCTTCGTAACATTTATGGTGGCGATGGGAACGTCATTGACCGACGGAGCCTGGAACAAGGACAATGCCGTCAACCGAGTGAGCGGTGTTCTTACCGTTGTGGGCGGCTGGTTCTTCACAGCGATCATGGCGTCGACGACTGCGGGAATCATCGGTTCGATTCTTTATCTATTCGGATTTTCTTCCGTGATCGTTCTCGTGTTGGTGGCGGGGCTTTTGATCTTCCTCTTCGGAAGAATCCACAAGAAGCGTCAGGAAACCTACGACGAGAATCTCGAAAAACTCATCACTCTCAAAAAACATCCCGAGCGCGCCCTTTCCAGAACGATTTCTTCCATGCTCGCGAGCTTGAGCGTTGCGAG of Leptospira sanjuanensis contains these proteins:
- the pgsW gene encoding poly-gamma-glutamate system protein, producing the protein MKDRKELIHSRVDRSTIGIFLLAFGSVLGLFTVEFFPTTVSVADAEIKYKASQRTYEAFQKIREKALSQNLAIDPNLDPADSALIGPELSPVTSSAGKLSAKQASVHPDFTAWFLEQFRNSNLKKGDTIAVGMSGSFPALNISFWIAADTMGLKVVSIASVSSSQYGSNRIGFLWPDLENELYQKNSIFQKSIYMSTGGISDSGIGIGKEGRDSILFSIRKNGYSYLSSDSFQDSLDKRMKIYGKSNPVLYVNIGGGTVSSGTSLGKKKIPKGIVVNEEEVSELPDSVLKLFLERKIPVLHVGGIEKIASQSKMKYERGSIPKPGTSDLIFPKKYDRIRAGFLLLFLSALIWKTSTWISLPGSKEENQIFL
- the pgsC gene encoding poly-gamma-glutamate biosynthesis protein PgsC, producing the protein MELVTVSIGIGILFGFLLWEKTGLHPGGWVVPGYIALYLDRPWVLIPLFLSSILTLVVYRLSESFFLSFGQRKTVFILLLSILFSLFSDFISTFYFSNTMEFESGAIGHIVPGLIVLSSEKQGVFRTACATLTASVLVRLFLILAFGEEIRG
- a CDS encoding alpha/beta fold hydrolase, whose product is MKNSVFASHQRSISKALQIPIGNGEHLAAEIYGKFPLPKNSPAPVICIHGLTGNLKNFAPLARDLVKQGLTVIAYDLKGRGKSSKPRSQYSHESHADDLKSMLDFLKIEKANLLAHSLGCWISLAFGKKFPNRTGKLCLIDGGGQLSLKRKLSNLLMIQESLKRLGRIFPSRETYLQLAKKSPILGSWNEDVETFLNYELEDVNGSGNGQSGFQCSIPKYVIDSELSSMGGAMNPWEIPIRLFKNPIASFRTFKKAKVLPYSQIVSPVLVIRAGKPNFKKGDELLPDTAIAVFQKEFKCSVFLTLPDKNHYEAILTPDLKRDETIAWFFCTFRG
- a CDS encoding PAS domain-containing sensor histidine kinase, which gives rise to MSYNFFEHSPVPACILEPTLLIRKVNTAFSRTFGYSKSELEGIEYWNRICEFKTAKPNLCDPSLWPSTNVLDESPAYSVFILTKHGFKKEFMVSFAFDPEELQIFAYLESPQFQERPFLRYDAAVGSSFGNDLEKPADSWVQKQKLEAIGTLSAGVAHEINNPLMGVINYAEMVFNGIETGNPLRKYAGIILQESNRISEIVKDMLTFTRLEKEEAKVHDLTTVFCSTFGLLKNGFRKAGIETVAPTLDIPIYAVCSAGRLRQVYLNLLTNAKDAIESNADSAKAKTITVYWQKFKKGDRSFVRTVIEDTGPGISEENRHKLFDPFYTTKEIGKGTGLGLTVSYNLVREMGGDLSFECVDGTTRFYVDLPESF
- the pgsB gene encoding poly-gamma-glutamate synthase PgsB, with protein sequence MPFAIAIFSLIFLSFCAALWIEKRNHLSIQKRIPIRIHINGTRGKSSITRLAHSILVEAGWNVYSKATGSAASLLFPDRSERRIFRNKISISEQKSFLRFAARKCADAVVMECMAVQPKYQKESEDILISATHAVIANVRNDHGEWIDTEETALRSFAHTIPKDGVLIVGKNLEQNEILRRSAEQNRTSVLNADSSFTTAQIDAALLTMRYPEHRENVEIAIRLCETLGVTAEAIVKGIASCAPDPGALRVQTIELEEQIKTFVFAFAANDTISWEQILKAQLATSAGGSVVVVFNSKRERPFRTVEFANLFSKRAEIKEILFWGPWFSLFRSRYRGNAALILEPRNVASDANLWIGAGNYQGKGRIWMQETADKLNSFQGKEWNS
- a CDS encoding DUF445 domain-containing protein, which encodes MEFLAENKELIGILMMPVTYGFVGWFTNVVALKMTFYPLEFVGIPPYLGWQGIVPKKSQKLALKSVNIMTERLIKVEDFFSKVDPDQLEKEFQPVLDGLVPEATREIVHHINPSLRSRLEGDEEARIISGVQKKSEHTVKNIMIQVKENVSSVFNFRSLVLRKLTGPNVKRIVDIFQEVGSKEFKFIEQCGWYLGGAMGILQALAWNLFPYWWTLPIQGVVVGYITNWVALTMIFRPLYEKKMGPIRYQGLFLKRQEDVSKKYSNVFATQVLTARNVLEEILYKRAARSLVETIQTETEEAAKRLHLNGGLDSETSNENSEFETTKKEVIAKISETLANSSNKLETYMGRAMSIENNMFKRMKDLPPEEFEPILRSAFQEDEYVLILIGSVLGAVVGLIQGLYMLYIS
- a CDS encoding SpoIIE family protein phosphatase; the encoded protein is MTGSTRSEHKSYDPEERYSILFHSAIDAIVSLDKDFRVFLINPAAEKMSGFLASELLGNSIEQQFPLRIRNRFYRILKNVAKLPDKKRQKPFGPIRLIRKDKTILISEVSVSVTGPPEDYQYHIIIRDISEKHRILMELKRANQTLKKMDREKEELLERLEEKVRQRSRLLANYYKGMKEELSLAKRLQSEILPEIPSMPGIRIHSAYLPMMEVGGDLYDFFEIRPGVLRIFLADATGHGVQAALLTMTLKGILESIKKKEADPGTILGEFNREYCRNFGNIGMFFSCFLADIDTVSRKIVYSSGGHPPQFFLSKDLVMGLDRTGSLLGLDPGNQYGVFKLSYQHGDRLFLLTDGIYEEFNSDKQQFGELAVQKILAEKFTEPMEETIPSILQNLMDHLGTQKIQDDITAILLSLDSPER
- a CDS encoding sensor histidine kinase — protein: MGSVHMNPPNANSSPEDSDPQVTQRLEEQFFQIFHKNLAIKLIIDVETGRLVNVSDSALEFYGYSREEFLNLKISDVNILGPEEVKTEMLKASSENRLYFNFIHRLKSGELRDVEVFSGPISINGRIHLYSIIHDVTERNLTQKRMQESLKEKELMLQEIHHRVKNNLQIVSSLLSLHSEFKEDPYLQKVLRECELRVKSMALVHEELYRSDNLAKVDLKSYCFSLSSNLLSVYGQAGKIRFHNLENSFYISIDRAIPIGLILNELLTNSLKYAFGDQERGEIFLDLKNSDGCVELEYRDTGTGFNLNQAQNKQSGLGLKLIDMLSMQLHAKLFFQAENGFFLRMHFTGWKD